The nucleotide sequence GGCAAAGAAGACCACCAGGGCTGAAAGGCCCGTTCTTTTCATAAAAAATTCCGTAATAATTTGTTTTTACAGCCAATATCGACACAATGATGGCAAGCTATGTCTGTAAAGCGGCAGAAGTCCTACCAGTATGAAATGACAATCTCTCCTGTATCTGCACAATCTATGCTTGCAGGGCCACTTTCTTCTTTTATTACAAGCAGAAAGTAGCCACAGATACAAATCGGTAAGATAAAAATGAGTGAATGCTCAAAGAGTTTAACTGATACCTACTTGGTACTAAAGCCTTTACTGGTAAGGAAATCCTTCATAAATGGCCGGGCTTCTTTGGTTAAAGTCGCCGTAATCTGCTCAGACCAACTCATGTCTTTATTACCACCAGTTCGCGACTGGTAATACTGACGCACTTTTTCGTCATACTCTGCCAGCTGATGGCGATCGAGTTCCTGCTGATAGCTGTCCTGATGGATGACCAACGACTGTGGCAGACGCGGCTTAGATTCAGGGTTTTGATCCGGATAACCCAGACACAAACCAAAAACAGGCATGACATGCTTCGGCATATCAAGCAAAGCTGAAACCTCTGCCGGATTATTTCGAATCCCGCCGATGTAAACACCGCCCAATCCCAGAGACTCCGCCGCTAACAGACAATTTTGTGCCATCAACGCAGCATCAACAGCACCAATCAGGGTCTGCTCAGTAAAGCCAAGCTGGGCTTCAGGGTGGATTTGCAAATGGCGATGGAAGTCCACACAAAACACCACAAACTCAGCAGCTGATGCAACATAAGGCTGATCACCTGCCAGGTGTGCT is from Photobacterium sp. TLY01 and encodes:
- the nfsA gene encoding oxygen-insensitive NADPH nitroreductase; this translates as MNQTIDTILAHRSIRRFTAEPIQADVLSTLFDCAIAASSSSFIQCVSMIRVVDADKRAQIAHLAGDQPYVASAAEFVVFCVDFHRHLQIHPEAQLGFTEQTLIGAVDAALMAQNCLLAAESLGLGGVYIGGIRNNPAEVSALLDMPKHVMPVFGLCLGYPDQNPESKPRLPQSLVIHQDSYQQELDRHQLAEYDEKVRQYYQSRTGGNKDMSWSEQITATLTKEARPFMKDFLTSKGFSTK